In the Peptoclostridium acidaminophilum DSM 3953 genome, one interval contains:
- a CDS encoding flavin reductase family protein, with the protein METMKRNLGPVVGLYPTPVTVVGTESGGKANWMVIAHIGLIGRENIMLSVRKTHYSNVAIMDNKTASVNLIRSEMLKETDYIGMVSGNDEDKSDIFEYYHGSLKGAPLINNSPISMECEVVDVYDIETHSNYILRVVNTYADEDVLDENGNIDYEKVAPVLFEMPQGTYMSSGKTIAKCWDEGKGYENKNK; encoded by the coding sequence ATGGAGACTATGAAAAGAAATCTTGGACCTGTAGTAGGGCTCTATCCGACGCCGGTGACTGTTGTGGGGACTGAAAGCGGCGGCAAGGCCAATTGGATGGTGATTGCCCATATAGGGCTCATAGGGCGTGAGAATATAATGCTAAGCGTTAGAAAGACGCACTATTCGAACGTGGCGATCATGGATAACAAGACTGCATCTGTAAATCTCATTAGGAGCGAAATGCTTAAGGAGACGGACTATATTGGTATGGTTTCCGGAAACGATGAGGACAAGTCGGACATTTTCGAATATTATCACGGATCGCTAAAGGGAGCGCCGCTTATAAACAACTCGCCGATTTCAATGGAGTGCGAAGTGGTTGACGTATATGATATAGAGACGCACAGCAACTACATACTCAGGGTGGTCAACACATACGCCGACGAGGATGTGCTCGATGAAAATGGGAATATCGACTATGAAAAGGTCGCTCCGGTGCTGTTTGAAATGCCCCAGGGGACGTATATGTCATCAGGCAAGACAATCGCCAAGTGCTGGGATGAGGGTAAAGGATACGAGAATAAAAATAAATAG